One Nicotiana sylvestris chromosome 12, ASM39365v2, whole genome shotgun sequence genomic window carries:
- the LOC138883529 gene encoding uncharacterized protein: protein MVENHKKWHEKLPFALLGYRTTDHTSTRETPYMLVYGTEAIIPAEVEIPSLRIIQEAKLNAEWIKSRYEKLALIDGKKMNAVCHGQLYQHRMSKAFNKKVKLRQFAPGQLVLKKIFPHQDEAKGKLSPNLQGPYMVHRVLTGGALILAEMDGEVWPKPINSDAVKRCYA from the coding sequence atggtagagaaccacaaaaagtggcatgagaagttaccctttgccctgTTAGGGTATCGTACCACGGATCACACATCAACCAGAGAAACTCCCtacatgctagtttatggtaccgaggctatcatcccagccgaggtagagattccttccttaagaatcatacaggaagctaaaCTCAATGCAGAGTGGATAAAGAGCCGCTATGAgaaattggcccttatcgatggaaaaaaGATGAACGCAGTTTGTCATGGCCAACTTTATCAACACAGAATGTcgaaagctttcaacaaaaaggtcaaactgagacagttcgcaccaggccagctggtgctgaagaagatcttcccacatcaagatgaagccaaagggaaattatcTCCCAACTtgcaaggtccatacatggttcacagggtactaacaggaggagcactcatacttgcagaaatggatggagaagtctggccaaaaccaatcaattcagacgcagtcaagagatgcTATGCTTAG